The DNA sequence ATTGGAGCGAGCCACATCCGTGACGTGAATAAAGTCGTATTGCTGCGATCCATCACCGAATACGATTGGACTTTGCCCATTCTCAATTCGATCAAGAATCTTGTGCATCACTGCAATATAAGCGCCCTTGTAATCCTGCCGTGGACCATAGACATTCATATAACGCAAGCCAATCCAATCAAGGTTGTAGCGAGCACCAAGACTTTTGAAGAAGTGTTCACCAGCTATCTTTGAAGCGCCATAGAAGGTGAAGTTGTTGTACGCATGCTCCTCAGTCATTGGTGTCTCAATCGCATCCCCATAAACCGAGGCAGATGATGAGTACACCACGCGTTCGACACCTGTTTCGATGGCAGCCATCGCCACATTAAAGGTGCCTCGAACATTCACATCGAAGGCTGTATCGGGGTATTCATGACATTGCAGAATCCAGAGAGCCGCAAGGTGAAACACACCATGACAACCTTCCATGGCCTTGCAGAGAATATCACGCTGAAGAATGTCTCCACCGTGAGGAAAGATGGAAACCCGTGGATCTTTTAGAGCCTCACGCAGGTTATCAAGAGAGCCCCTAAAAAAATTATCATAAATGACAATCTCACCAACATCCGTCGCCAGAAGCTCATCTACGACATGACTTCCAATGAGGCCTGCACCACCAATAACGAGTACTTTTTTCCCACTCAATTCCACGATTGACTTCCTTGCAGTTATAGGTGTATTGGCCCCAGAAACACGCCCTTGAAGGGATAGGAAGCAAGCCTAAAGCCGCCATCAGGTCTCGTCAATCAAGAGCTCTTCTTCAGACTGATGATCGAGTTGCAATATAGACCCCCAAACCACTACAGAACCCTCAAAAGTGCATTCATCGAATACCGCATTTTTACTGCGAAAACTAGATATTTTTGATCTTGGTTGAAGAAGGAATGATTTTGACTGTTGAGGTGTCGCCAAATCATATCTGCCCAAATGAGCTTTGGTTTCACCGAAGGACGAACCCTGAAACCATGACTTCTTGCCACATCTGGCTTGGGCGCATTGCTTACCGCAAGATCAACCAGCACCAAGCGCTCTTTGGCATGGCCCAGTGAGATACATCACTTCCTGGCTGCATGGGTACATCGTAAACTGACTCCTGAAACTCCTACAGATAGGATGTGCCCTTCTTGCACTCTGGTCGTTTATTGATTTGGTTAAAGGGATGAAGTGTGGCTGATTTACAAGATACTCAGACAGTCATCATTGGGGCTGGAATTGTCGGCTTGGCGACCGCGAAGGCTTTGATCGACCGCGGAGATGTTGCCCCTATTCTCTTAGAGGCCGAGCCCGAGATTGCATCCCATCAAACTGGACATAACAGTGGCGTGATTCACTCTGGGCTCTACTACAAACCTGGCTCACTCAAAGCCACGCTCTGCACATCGGGGCGCGATGCAATGTATGAGTTCTGCAACAATCACAACATCCATGTGAAGACGTCTGGCAAGATTGTGGTTGCAACCCAAGAACACGAGTTACCACAACTCGAAGCACTGCGGCAGCGTGGCACCGAAAACGGCATCCAGGACTTAGAAATCCTCACACAAGAGCAACTCCGCGTGCATGAGCCCCACATCACGGCAATTGCAGGCATGTTCGTCAAAGAAGCAGGCATCACGGACTACGGCCAAGTTGCGAAAGCAATGCGCAAAGAAATCGAAGACGCCGGTGGCCAAATCCATACCGGCGTCATGGCTAAGCGTTGTCAAAATCAAGGCGACAATGTTGTTGTAGATACGACCACTGGCAAGTTCACTGCGCAGCATGTTGTTAATTGCGGCGGACTACACTGTGATCAAGTCGCTCGTGCCAGTGGACGTGCGCGTGACGTGCGCATTGTTCCTTTTAGAGGTGAGTACACACTACTTTCTGAAAGAGCTGCCAAACTTGTTCGCGGCCTCATCTACCCTGTGCCCGATCCAAGGTTCCCTTTTTTAGGTGTACACTTAACCCGTACTGTTCATGACACAGTAAAAGCTGGCCCAAACGCCATTCTCGCTTTTTCTCGTCATGGCTACAAAATGCGTAACATCAACATTCGAGATCTACTAGGCATTGCCGCTTATACCGGTTCATGGCGTATGGCTGCACGGTATTGGCGTACAGGCGTCAGTGAGTTTCGCCGCTCTTTGTTTAAGAAGATTATGCTGAGATCGATCCAGCAACTTATTCCTCAGATTGAGTCGAGTGATTTGTTGCCAGGCCCTGCCGGAGTTCGCGCCCAGGCGGTTGACCGAGCGGGACGTCTACTTGATGACTTTTGTATTGAGCGCCATGGAAATGTGGTGCATGTACTCAACGCCCCCTCGCCAGCAGCAACCGCCTCTATCACAATTGGCCGATCTATTGCAGATCAACTGGCAATCACACCCACATCGTCTGGCTAAGACTCACCACCAGAGAAAAGAGCTGGTAGCAGACGAACAAATGCTGAGCGTGGAAGCACATCATCAGCACCTGCTTGAGCAGCTGCGTCAAGAACCTCCCGGTCAACATGTGATCCAAAGGCCACAATCCGCGCCGCTGGTGCATGCTGCCTCACACAATCAACCAACTCTTTAACAGTGACTCTTTCGACCGATAGGTCGATGAGCACTAACTTGGCTGATTGCTCGACAAGTGCTAAATCTAAAGCCTGCACATCACGCACAACTCTGCATGCCACATGAGCCTGTGCAGCTGTACCTGTAATTCGTGACTGGAAGATCAAATCAGTGACAACGGCAATACACATATTCAGTCATGGCACCCAGTACTTTGCCTGGCCTCATAGATAGAAAGGCGAGAACCACACGCAATTAGACTGAGAAGCTACTTCCACATCCACAAGAGCTGGTGGCATTCGGATTATTGAATACAAACCCGCGGCCCATTACTTCATCTTTAAAATCAATCTCTGTGCCATTGAGATAAAGGAAGCTCTTTGGATCACAAATCACACGAACGCGAAAATTCTCTTCGCTTGCGTTCATTTCGTTGTCATATTCCCAGAGTTCATCGGACTCACGCTGGCTTTCAGTGAGATCAAGGAGGTAACTAAAGCCGGAGCAGCCACCACCCTTGACGCCAACTCTCAAACGAATCACCTGTGGGTCAAGCTCCTGTTGCTTGACGATGTTCGAAATCTCTCTTACGGCCGCATCGGTCAGCGTAACTGCCATCAGACATAACTCCTGGCCCAGCGAGGGCCTCAAGGTGGGTTCCATTCGAGACAAGGGGCAAACTCTTCTTTCGGGGGTTTGGCCCCAGAGCTGATGGGGAATTGTAGAGGCCAACCGGGCCAGAGGCCATTAGATAGTGACTAAAAGCCAATTTTTGGGCCAAGAAATAGGACCTAAACAACTAATGCATAACTAGAATCATTACAATGTGGGTCTGATCTATTATCTCTGCCACTACTGGGCCAGCCCATAATGTGGCTAGCAGGAGCCAACGATGCCAATGGACATGACAGGAACTCTCGATCGCTGGGAGAGCGCTAAATATCGCTATGGCTTTACTACAGACATTGAAGCAGAATCGCTTCCGCCAGGTTTGAATGAAGACACCGTCGCCTTTATTAGCGCCAAGAAGAAAGAGCCACAGTGGCTTCTCGATTGGCGGCTCAAGGCCTTCAGTCATTGGCACACAATGACTGAACCCGTGTGGCCGAATGTAAACTACCCAAAGATAAACTACCAAGACATCATCTACTACTCGGCGCCAAAGTCACCAGACGATGCCCCAAAAAGCCTTGATGAAGTCGATCCAAAGCTTCTTGAGACATATGAAAAATTAGGCATACCGCTCGAAGAGCGCGCTCGACTTGCTGGCGTTGCTGTTGATGCTGTGTTTGACAGTGTCTCTGTTGCCACAACCTTCAAAGATAAATTAGCTGCCGAGGGCATTATCTTCTGTTCAATGTCCGAAGCGGTACAAGAACATCCCGAGCTCGTGCGACAGTACTTGGGTTCGGTCGTCCCCTATAGCGACAACTTTTTCGCCACTTTGAACTCCGCAGTATTTAGTGACGGCAGCTTCGTGTACATCCCTAAAGGTGTCACCTGCCCTATGGAGCTTTCAACCTATTTCCGTATCAACGCGATCTCGACAGGACAGTTTGAAAGAACTCTTATTGTGGCAGAAGAAGGAAGCTCCGTAAGTTATCTTGAGGGCTGTACCGCCCCAATGCGAGATGAAAACCAACTGCATGCAGCGGTCGTGGAACTCGTAGCACTCGATCGAGCCACAATCAAATACTCCACGATTCAGAATTGGTATCCCGGTGATGAAAATGGCGTAGGCGGGATTTATAACTTTGTAACAAAGCGTGGCAAATGCGCTGGGGCAGACTCCCGAATCTCGTGGACCCAAGTTGAGACTGGTTCTTCAATTACCTGGAAGTATCCAAGTTGCATACTTCAAGGCGATCGCTCTGTCGGCGAGTTCTACTCTGTTGCGATGACGAATCATCGCCAGCAAGCAGATACCGGCACAAAAATGATTCACATCGGCCGGGACACAAAGAGCACCATTATTTCAAAAGGTATTTCAGCCGGCCACGGCCAGAATACCTACCGCGGCCAAGTAAAAGTTTTGCGCAAGGCGGCAAACGCTAGAAACTACACCCAATGTGACTCAATGCTCATGGGTGAAGAATGTGGAGCGCATACGTTCCCATATATTGAAGTCGGAAACGAAACATCACATGTCGAGCACGAAGCAAGTACATCGAAGATTGGCGAAGACCAACTCTTCTACTGCAACCAGCGTGGTATCAAGATGGAAGATGCGGTTTCGATGATTGTTAATGGATTCTGCAAAGAAGTATTCAAAGAGCTTCCTATGGAATTTGCTGTAGAAGCCCGAAACCTGCTTGAGGTCAGCTTAGAAGGAAGCGTCGGCTAATCAGCCCAACGTATCGTCATCAAGACACCTCTAAATGACCAACGAAAGGAAGATGTAAAAAATGGCATTGCTTGAAATCCGCAACCTGCACGCCACCGTTGAGGGCAAGGAAATCCTGCGTGGAATCGACCTCACGGTCAATGCAGGTGAGGTCCACTCGATTATGGGCCCAAATGGCTCCGGCAAGAGCACGCTCGCACAGATACTCGCCGGACATGATGCTTATGAGGTCACAGAGGGACAAGTTCTTTTCAACGGAGAGGACATACTTGAAGATGATCCCGATGTGAGAGCTCGCAAAGGCATCTTCCTTGCTTTCCAGTATCCA is a window from the Phycisphaerales bacterium genome containing:
- a CDS encoding NAD-dependent epimerase/dehydratase family protein, translating into MELSGKKVLVIGGAGLIGSHVVDELLATDVGEIVIYDNFFRGSLDNLREALKDPRVSIFPHGGDILQRDILCKAMEGCHGVFHLAALWILQCHEYPDTAFDVNVRGTFNVAMAAIETGVERVVYSSSASVYGDAIETPMTEEHAYNNFTFYGASKIAGEHFFKSLGARYNLDWIGLRYMNVYGPRQDYKGAYIAVMHKILDRIENGQSPIVFGDGSQQYDFIHVTDVARSNVLGMQADASGECYNVGRGIGTTIKDLTELLLSLTESNLSIQYEDAGLTFVQNRIGCPKKASKDLGFNWTIDLDHGMQSLIEWRRSHEGDLRGKQAAVGGVLAS
- the lhgO gene encoding L-2-hydroxyglutarate oxidase — protein: MADLQDTQTVIIGAGIVGLATAKALIDRGDVAPILLEAEPEIASHQTGHNSGVIHSGLYYKPGSLKATLCTSGRDAMYEFCNNHNIHVKTSGKIVVATQEHELPQLEALRQRGTENGIQDLEILTQEQLRVHEPHITAIAGMFVKEAGITDYGQVAKAMRKEIEDAGGQIHTGVMAKRCQNQGDNVVVDTTTGKFTAQHVVNCGGLHCDQVARASGRARDVRIVPFRGEYTLLSERAAKLVRGLIYPVPDPRFPFLGVHLTRTVHDTVKAGPNAILAFSRHGYKMRNINIRDLLGIAAYTGSWRMAARYWRTGVSEFRRSLFKKIMLRSIQQLIPQIESSDLLPGPAGVRAQAVDRAGRLLDDFCIERHGNVVHVLNAPSPAATASITIGRSIADQLAITPTSSG
- a CDS encoding iron-sulfur cluster assembly accessory protein — protein: MAVTLTDAAVREISNIVKQQELDPQVIRLRVGVKGGGCSGFSYLLDLTESQRESDELWEYDNEMNASEENFRVRVICDPKSFLYLNGTEIDFKDEVMGRGFVFNNPNATSSCGCGSSFSV
- the sufB gene encoding Fe-S cluster assembly protein SufB: MPMDMTGTLDRWESAKYRYGFTTDIEAESLPPGLNEDTVAFISAKKKEPQWLLDWRLKAFSHWHTMTEPVWPNVNYPKINYQDIIYYSAPKSPDDAPKSLDEVDPKLLETYEKLGIPLEERARLAGVAVDAVFDSVSVATTFKDKLAAEGIIFCSMSEAVQEHPELVRQYLGSVVPYSDNFFATLNSAVFSDGSFVYIPKGVTCPMELSTYFRINAISTGQFERTLIVAEEGSSVSYLEGCTAPMRDENQLHAAVVELVALDRATIKYSTIQNWYPGDENGVGGIYNFVTKRGKCAGADSRISWTQVETGSSITWKYPSCILQGDRSVGEFYSVAMTNHRQQADTGTKMIHIGRDTKSTIISKGISAGHGQNTYRGQVKVLRKAANARNYTQCDSMLMGEECGAHTFPYIEVGNETSHVEHEASTSKIGEDQLFYCNQRGIKMEDAVSMIVNGFCKEVFKELPMEFAVEARNLLEVSLEGSVG